The Pseudomonas sp. FP2309 genome has a window encoding:
- a CDS encoding transporter associated domain-containing protein, with translation MENLPLEPMLAVIALLILWAALFTAIEAAQQHLLALRPGTRQGDKAAARLSFPRHSLILCNSLCRAAVVILCTLLAIYAWAQNGPWLGWLISCALLLILADYLPRALATRYPQAVLGFGNTLLGVPLKIVYPLAWLLNGISLLLLRPFARTSGVVKKSDEPLPDHDDEPESDADADRLPGMPGIHALDNITVNDILVPRSEVDGINLDDSIDAIIEQLRTSPRTRLPVFHSDINQVQAVLNTRQIQHLLSDASLTKEALLAACHEPYFVPESTPLQLQLLNFHKQQRRLGMVVDEYGEVLGIVTLEDILEEIVGEFESEQSADNPHIEAQPDGRYIIDGAASIRELNKSLGWHLPSDGPKTLNGLVTEALETIPDCAVCLKIGRYRLEILETEDNRVSKVLIWHTSHVPVAV, from the coding sequence ATGGAAAACTTGCCCCTTGAGCCGATGCTTGCAGTCATCGCCCTGCTGATCTTATGGGCGGCGTTGTTTACCGCCATAGAAGCAGCACAACAACACTTGCTGGCCCTGCGTCCCGGCACCCGCCAGGGTGACAAGGCCGCCGCGCGCCTGAGCTTCCCACGCCATAGCCTGATCCTGTGCAACAGCTTGTGCCGCGCCGCGGTGGTAATTCTGTGCACCTTGCTGGCGATCTATGCCTGGGCGCAAAACGGCCCATGGCTGGGCTGGCTGATTTCCTGCGCCCTGCTGCTGATACTGGCCGATTACCTGCCGCGCGCGCTGGCCACACGCTATCCACAAGCGGTGCTGGGCTTCGGCAATACGCTGCTGGGCGTGCCGTTGAAAATCGTTTATCCCCTGGCCTGGCTGCTCAATGGCATCAGCCTGCTGCTATTGCGCCCGTTCGCACGCACCTCCGGCGTGGTGAAGAAGAGCGACGAGCCGCTGCCGGACCACGATGACGAACCCGAGTCGGACGCCGACGCCGACCGCCTTCCCGGTATGCCCGGCATCCACGCTCTGGACAACATAACGGTCAATGACATCCTGGTGCCGCGCAGCGAAGTGGACGGTATCAACCTGGACGACTCGATCGACGCCATCATCGAACAACTGCGCACGTCCCCGCGCACACGCCTGCCGGTGTTCCACAGCGATATCAACCAGGTCCAGGCAGTGCTTAACACCCGGCAGATCCAACATCTGCTGTCCGACGCCAGCCTGACCAAAGAAGCGCTGCTTGCCGCCTGCCACGAGCCCTACTTCGTTCCGGAAAGCACGCCCCTGCAGCTGCAACTGCTCAATTTCCACAAACAGCAGCGGCGCCTGGGCATGGTGGTGGATGAATACGGCGAAGTGCTGGGCATCGTGACCCTGGAAGACATCCTCGAAGAAATCGTCGGCGAATTCGAAAGCGAACAGAGTGCGGACAACCCGCACATCGAAGCACAGCCCGATGGCCGCTACATCATCGACGGCGCCGCGTCCATCCGCGAGCTGAACAAGAGCCTGGGTTGGCACCTGCCCAGCGACGGCCCCAAGACCCTCAACGGCCTGGTGACCGAAGCGCTGGAGACCATTCCCGATTGCGCGGTATGCCTGAAGATCGGCCGCTATCGCCTGGAAATCCTCGAGACCGAGGACAACCGGGTCAGCAAGGTGCTGATCTGGCACACCAGTCACGTGCCGGTGGCCGTATAA
- a CDS encoding MFS transporter — protein sequence MSTTYNETASAAPTNSTARVATASIVGTAIEFYDFYIYATAAALVIGPVFFPQTSGTAQMLASFLTFGIAFIARPLGSALFGHFGDRIGRKSTLVASLLLMGVCTTLIGLLPGYDSIGAWAPILLCVLRFGQGLGLGGEWGGAALLATENAPKGKRAWFGMFPQLGPSIGFLAANGLFLILAMSLNDEQFRSWGWRIPFILSAALVMVGLYARLKLHETPVFANAVAKEKPVKVPLVELFSQHWLPVLLGAASMVVCYALFYITTAFSLSYGVSTLGYSRETFLALLCFAVLFMGLATPLAALASDRYGRKPVLIVGAILAILSGFTMEPLLTHGSTWAVALFLALELFLMGVTFAPMGALLPELFPTRVRYTGASAAYNLGGIVGASAAPFFATKLVAMGGLSYVGGYVSAAALLSLIAVLCLKETRDNDLNKVV from the coding sequence ATGAGCACCACCTATAACGAGACGGCAAGCGCCGCCCCAACCAACTCGACCGCACGGGTCGCCACGGCGAGCATCGTTGGCACCGCCATCGAGTTCTACGACTTCTACATCTATGCCACCGCCGCTGCCCTGGTGATCGGCCCGGTGTTCTTTCCACAGACCTCCGGCACCGCGCAGATGCTGGCGTCGTTCCTGACCTTCGGTATCGCGTTTATCGCCCGGCCACTGGGCTCGGCGCTGTTCGGCCACTTTGGCGACCGTATCGGCCGCAAGTCGACGCTGGTGGCTTCACTGCTGCTGATGGGCGTGTGCACCACGCTGATTGGCTTGCTGCCCGGCTATGACAGCATCGGGGCGTGGGCGCCGATTCTGTTGTGCGTGCTGCGCTTCGGCCAAGGTCTTGGCCTGGGCGGGGAATGGGGCGGCGCGGCATTGCTGGCGACCGAGAACGCGCCCAAAGGCAAACGCGCCTGGTTCGGTATGTTCCCGCAGTTGGGCCCGTCCATTGGCTTCCTTGCCGCCAACGGCTTGTTCCTGATCCTGGCCATGAGCCTCAACGACGAGCAGTTCCGCAGCTGGGGCTGGCGCATCCCGTTCATCCTCAGCGCGGCACTGGTGATGGTCGGCCTGTATGCACGCTTGAAGCTGCACGAGACCCCTGTATTCGCAAACGCCGTCGCCAAGGAAAAGCCGGTAAAAGTGCCCTTGGTGGAATTGTTCAGCCAGCATTGGCTGCCGGTGCTGCTGGGCGCCGCGTCAATGGTGGTGTGCTATGCGCTGTTCTACATCACCACGGCGTTTTCCCTGAGCTATGGCGTGTCGACCCTGGGCTACAGCCGTGAAACCTTCCTTGCCCTGTTGTGCTTCGCGGTGTTGTTCATGGGCCTGGCCACGCCCCTGGCGGCCCTGGCCAGTGATCGCTACGGGCGCAAGCCGGTGCTGATCGTCGGTGCGATTCTGGCGATCCTGTCGGGCTTCACCATGGAGCCGCTGCTGACCCACGGTTCGACCTGGGCCGTGGCGCTGTTCCTGGCGCTGGAGCTGTTTCTGATGGGCGTGACCTTCGCGCCGATGGGCGCGCTGCTGCCTGAACTGTTCCCGACCCGCGTACGTTATACCGGCGCTTCGGCCGCCTATAACCTGGGAGGGATTGTTGGCGCGTCGGCGGCGCCGTTCTTCGCAACCAAGCTGGTGGCGATGGGTGGCCTGAGTTATGTCGGCGGGTATGTGTCGGCGGCGGCGTTGCTCAGCTTGATTGCTGTGCTGTGCCTGAAAGAGACGCGGGATAATGATTTGAACAAGGTCGTCTGA
- the purT gene encoding formate-dependent phosphoribosylglycinamide formyltransferase — translation MTRIGTPLSPTATRVLLCGCGELGKEVVIELQRLGVEVIAVDRYANAPAMQVAHRSHVINMLDGAALRAVIEAEKPHFIVPEIEAIATATLVELEAEGFTVIPTARATSLTMNREGIRRLAAEELDLPTSPYHFADTFEDYSKAVQDLGFPCVVKPVMSSSGKGQSLLRSADDVQKAWDYAQEGGRAGKGRVIIEGFIDFDYEITLLTVRHIGGTTFCAPVGHRQEKGDYQESWQPQAMSPIALAESERVAKAVTEALGGRGLFGVELFIKGDQVWFSEVSPRPHDTGLVTLISQDLSQFALHARAILGLPIPLIRQFGPSASAVILVEGQSTQTAFANLGAALSEPDTALRLFGKPEVNGQRRMGAALARDESIEAARAKATRASQAVVVEL, via the coding sequence ATGACCCGAATCGGAACTCCATTGTCGCCAACCGCGACCCGCGTTTTGCTGTGTGGCTGCGGTGAGCTGGGCAAGGAAGTGGTAATCGAACTGCAACGCCTGGGCGTTGAAGTGATTGCCGTGGATCGCTACGCCAACGCGCCGGCCATGCAGGTGGCGCATCGCAGCCACGTGATCAATATGCTCGACGGCGCCGCCCTGCGCGCGGTAATCGAAGCAGAAAAGCCGCACTTCATCGTGCCGGAAATCGAAGCCATCGCCACCGCGACGCTGGTGGAGCTGGAAGCTGAAGGCTTCACCGTGATCCCAACGGCACGCGCCACCTCACTGACCATGAACCGTGAAGGCATCCGTCGCCTGGCCGCCGAAGAGCTGGACCTGCCGACCTCGCCGTACCACTTTGCCGACACCTTCGAAGACTACAGCAAGGCCGTGCAAGACCTGGGCTTCCCGTGCGTGGTCAAGCCGGTGATGAGTTCGTCGGGCAAGGGCCAGAGCCTGCTGCGCAGCGCCGACGACGTGCAAAAAGCCTGGGATTACGCCCAGGAAGGCGGGCGGGCCGGTAAAGGCCGCGTGATCATCGAAGGCTTTATCGACTTCGACTACGAAATCACCCTGCTGACCGTGCGCCACATCGGCGGCACCACCTTCTGTGCGCCGGTTGGCCACCGCCAGGAGAAGGGCGACTACCAGGAATCCTGGCAGCCGCAAGCCATGAGCCCGATTGCCCTGGCCGAATCCGAGCGCGTTGCCAAAGCGGTGACCGAAGCGTTAGGCGGTCGTGGCCTGTTTGGCGTGGAATTGTTCATCAAGGGCGATCAGGTGTGGTTCAGCGAAGTGTCGCCGCGCCCCCACGACACCGGTCTGGTGACGTTGATTTCCCAGGACCTGTCGCAATTCGCCCTGCACGCGCGCGCGATTCTCGGCCTGCCGATTCCTTTGATCCGTCAGTTCGGGCCGTCGGCTTCGGCGGTGATCCTGGTGGAAGGGCAGTCGACCCAGACCGCGTTCGCCAACCTCGGCGCCGCTTTGAGCGAGCCGGACACGGCGTTGCGTCTGTTTGGTAAGCCAGAAGTGAATGGACAGCGCCGCATGGGCGCGGCGTTGGCGCGGGACGAGTCGATCGAAGCGGCGCGAGCCAAAGCCACTCGTGCTTCCCAGGCGGTTGTTGTAGAGCTCTGA